A window of Sphingobium herbicidovorans contains these coding sequences:
- a CDS encoding LacI family DNA-binding transcriptional regulator, which produces MSGRIYSRKRRDGPTMADVATAAGVSPMTVSRVINGDARVLPATRDKVQEAIGRLGYVPNPAARNLAGARQCRLVLLHTNPSAAYLSEFLLGSLASARKSDAELIVEQHDSGESPAALAARLAAHRVDGVLLPPPLCDDEALLASLASQRLEVAQVATGAPASTAHAVFIDDEAAAFAMTMHLLEQGHRRIGYVSGSPDQSASHLRRRGYKRALKDFGIDIEEVLIVPGDYTYRSGLEAAERLLNPSIRPTAIFAANDDMAAAIVGAAHRMALDVPGTLSVCGFDDTAIATATWPELTTIRQPVSAMAHRAITILANSIRRKDGSQSIAMQRVLLPFELVRRGSDARLEAGT; this is translated from the coding sequence ATGAGCGGCAGGATATATTCGCGCAAGAGACGGGATGGACCCACCATGGCCGATGTCGCCACTGCTGCCGGGGTCTCGCCGATGACCGTGTCGCGGGTCATAAACGGCGACGCGCGGGTGCTTCCTGCCACGCGGGACAAGGTTCAGGAGGCGATCGGCAGACTGGGCTATGTCCCCAATCCGGCAGCGCGCAACCTGGCGGGCGCGCGCCAGTGCAGGCTGGTGCTGCTGCATACAAACCCGAGCGCCGCCTATCTGAGCGAGTTCCTGCTCGGCAGCCTTGCCTCCGCGCGGAAGAGCGACGCTGAACTGATCGTCGAACAGCATGATAGCGGCGAAAGCCCCGCCGCGTTGGCAGCGCGACTGGCCGCACACCGGGTCGATGGCGTGTTGCTACCACCGCCGCTTTGCGACGACGAGGCGCTGCTGGCGTCGCTCGCAAGCCAGCGCCTGGAGGTTGCGCAGGTTGCGACGGGCGCGCCCGCTTCCACTGCACACGCGGTCTTCATCGATGACGAGGCGGCCGCCTTTGCGATGACAATGCACCTGCTGGAGCAGGGCCATCGGCGGATCGGCTATGTTTCAGGGAGCCCCGACCAGTCCGCCAGCCACTTGCGCCGCCGGGGTTATAAGCGGGCGCTGAAAGACTTTGGCATCGATATCGAAGAGGTGCTGATCGTCCCGGGCGATTATACCTATCGGTCGGGGCTGGAGGCTGCGGAAAGACTGCTCAACCCGTCGATCCGGCCGACTGCCATTTTCGCCGCCAACGACGACATGGCCGCCGCCATCGTCGGCGCCGCGCACCGCATGGCGCTGGACGTCCCGGGCACGCTGTCGGTCTGCGGATTCGACGATACTGCCATCGCCACGGCGACCTGGCCGGAGCTCACGACGATCCGCCAGCCAGTTTCGGCCATGGCCCATCGCGCCATCACCATATTGGCCAATTCAATCCGCAGGAAAGATGGCTCTCAATCCATAGCGATGCAGCGCGTCCTGCTGCCGTTCGAGCTTGTCCGGCGCGGATCCGACGCCCGGTTGGAAGCAGGCACTTGA
- a CDS encoding aldose 1-epimerase: MVGEYGEPLLVLTLEAGDYRIDIAPERGGSVLRFDWKGMHLFRRAEGPSVVDAGCFPLVPFSNRIAFGRFKMGERLVRLAPNFPGTDHPHTLHGFGWLSQWQVTKAEGSSATLEHEYPGGEWPWPYRAKQRFELCREGLTMTLAVSNLADEPMPAGLGFHPYFPRDADTVYRGLHRGEWQNSGDCLPERLDQREEARDWWDGVAVAQRSVDTVYTDRAGSLRIDWPRRGVSLEMTPDPVFRHTVVYVPENAGFFCVEPVTHGTDALNASGAPDMRWLLKDESFSGSVMLSAGEIANEIAN, from the coding sequence ATGGTTGGAGAATATGGTGAACCGCTTCTGGTGCTGACGCTGGAAGCAGGCGACTATCGGATCGATATCGCTCCCGAAAGGGGCGGATCGGTGCTGCGGTTCGACTGGAAAGGGATGCACCTTTTCCGGCGAGCCGAAGGGCCGTCGGTCGTGGATGCTGGCTGCTTCCCTCTCGTTCCTTTCTCCAACCGCATCGCATTTGGCCGTTTCAAGATGGGGGAACGACTGGTGAGGCTTGCCCCCAACTTTCCTGGAACGGACCATCCGCATACGCTTCATGGCTTTGGCTGGCTATCGCAATGGCAGGTCACGAAGGCCGAGGGTAGCAGTGCCACGCTGGAGCACGAGTACCCCGGCGGCGAATGGCCCTGGCCGTATCGCGCGAAGCAGCGCTTCGAGCTTTGCAGAGAGGGCCTGACGATGACGCTCGCTGTGTCCAATCTGGCGGATGAGCCGATGCCCGCGGGGCTCGGGTTCCACCCCTATTTCCCGCGCGATGCCGACACTGTGTATCGTGGCTTGCATCGGGGCGAGTGGCAAAACAGCGGGGACTGCCTGCCTGAGCGGCTCGATCAGCGGGAGGAGGCGCGGGACTGGTGGGACGGCGTGGCGGTGGCGCAGCGATCCGTCGATACTGTTTATACCGACAGGGCTGGTTCGCTGCGGATCGATTGGCCTCGCCGGGGCGTGTCGCTGGAGATGACACCCGATCCGGTCTTCCGACACACGGTTGTTTATGTTCCGGAAAATGCCGGCTTTTTCTGTGTCGAGCCGGTGACGCATGGGACCGACGCTCTGAATGCGAGCGGCGCTCCGGACATGCGGTGGCTTTTGAAGGATGAGAGCTTTTCGGGGAGCGTGATGCTGTCGGCGGGGGAAATCGCGAATGAAATAGCGAATTGA
- a CDS encoding sugar porter family MFS transporter encodes MQAIERNSLNLALIGRIVAVATIGGFMFGYDSGAINGTQDGLKHAFGLGETQLGLTVSALLPGCALGAFMAGRFADIWGRRTVMMAAAIIFIISAVASGGASSALMLAFARFFAGMAVGAASVLSPAYISEVTPADIRGRLSSLQQVMIISGLTGAFFANYYLAQTAGSSLGIIWGGQPAWRWMFWVQALPALLFLTALLGIPESPRFLVAKGRKDEALRVLARLLGTQAATIKLAEIDASLSHDHRPSLADIRKPGGGWRTIVWVGIGLAIFQQLVGINVVFYYGASLWQAVGFTEGDALKINIVSGVVSILACLVSIMLIDRIGRRPLLLVGSAGMTLTLGTRAWCFSQAGMVNGALQMPDATGTIALFAANIFVIFFNLSWGPVMWVMLGEMFPNQMRGSALAVAGAAQWLANFLVSSSFPLICPHRVDRLVC; translated from the coding sequence ATGCAGGCGATTGAGCGGAATAGTCTCAACCTGGCGCTGATCGGGCGCATCGTGGCCGTGGCCACGATCGGCGGGTTCATGTTCGGATATGATTCCGGCGCGATCAATGGCACGCAGGACGGCCTGAAACATGCCTTCGGACTGGGCGAGACGCAGCTGGGCCTGACAGTCAGCGCCCTGCTTCCCGGCTGCGCGCTGGGAGCGTTCATGGCCGGGCGCTTTGCCGACATCTGGGGCCGCAGGACGGTCATGATGGCGGCCGCCATCATCTTCATCATCAGCGCGGTGGCGTCGGGCGGGGCCAGTTCGGCGCTGATGCTCGCATTCGCCCGCTTTTTCGCGGGCATGGCGGTCGGCGCCGCGAGCGTCCTGTCACCGGCCTATATCAGCGAGGTCACGCCGGCCGACATACGCGGTCGCCTGTCGAGCCTGCAGCAGGTCATGATCATTTCCGGCCTGACCGGCGCCTTTTTCGCGAACTATTATCTGGCACAGACCGCGGGGTCTTCGCTGGGCATCATCTGGGGCGGCCAGCCTGCATGGCGGTGGATGTTCTGGGTGCAGGCGCTCCCCGCCCTCCTGTTCCTGACGGCACTTCTCGGCATTCCGGAAAGCCCCCGCTTCCTGGTGGCCAAGGGACGCAAGGACGAAGCGCTCCGCGTTCTCGCCCGGCTGCTCGGCACCCAGGCAGCGACGATCAAGCTGGCCGAGATCGACGCATCCCTTTCCCATGACCACCGCCCCAGCCTGGCCGACATCCGCAAGCCTGGCGGCGGGTGGCGGACGATCGTGTGGGTAGGCATTGGCCTCGCCATCTTCCAGCAACTGGTCGGCATCAACGTCGTCTTCTACTATGGCGCCAGCCTGTGGCAGGCGGTCGGCTTCACCGAAGGCGATGCGTTGAAGATCAACATCGTTTCCGGTGTGGTCTCGATCCTGGCATGCCTGGTGTCGATCATGCTGATCGACCGGATAGGCAGGCGGCCGCTGCTGCTGGTAGGATCGGCAGGCATGACGCTGACGCTCGGCACGCGGGCCTGGTGCTTCAGCCAGGCCGGGATGGTGAACGGCGCCCTGCAGATGCCGGATGCAACCGGGACAATCGCACTGTTCGCGGCGAACATCTTCGTCATCTTCTTCAATCTCAGCTGGGGACCGGTAATGTGGGTCATGCTGGGTGAGATGTTCCCCAACCAGATGCGCGGTTCCGCCCTGGCCGTCGCGGGAGCGGCCCAGTGGCTGGCGAATTTCCTCGTCAGCTCCAGCTTCCCCTTGATCTGCCCCCACCGAGTGGACCGATTGGTTTGTTAG
- a CDS encoding ThuA domain-containing protein, producing MMARLWRVLKWLVGIIILAAIGLAIMFMLAVGPGNFGRLVLGIGARYDETPPQLPTELPGPAILIFSKTNGFRDDAQIAAANRALEEIARQRGWSSYTTENAAVFNPAQLSRFKAVVWNSVSGDVLTPQQRDAFRTWLEKGGGFVGLHGAGGDPQYAWRWYVDDLIGAQFIGHIMDPQFQAADLKVEDRAHPATRGLPQTWRRTDEWYSFASNPRDKGYRILVTIDEKSYSPFEKLFPFTEPKDIRMGSDHPMVWTHCVGDGRAFYSALGHAASTYGEPLHRKMIGGAIAWAAGLESPRCAGGKEIDPS from the coding sequence ATGATGGCAAGGCTGTGGCGCGTTCTCAAATGGCTAGTAGGGATCATCATCCTTGCCGCGATTGGCCTGGCCATCATGTTCATGCTCGCCGTCGGGCCCGGCAATTTCGGGCGTCTCGTACTCGGCATCGGCGCAAGGTATGACGAGACGCCGCCGCAACTGCCTACGGAGCTTCCCGGCCCCGCTATCCTCATCTTCTCCAAGACGAACGGCTTTCGCGATGACGCGCAGATCGCCGCCGCGAACCGCGCCCTGGAAGAAATCGCCCGGCAGCGGGGCTGGAGCAGCTACACCACCGAAAACGCCGCCGTGTTCAATCCCGCGCAGCTCTCCCGCTTCAAGGCCGTAGTCTGGAACAGCGTCAGCGGCGACGTCCTGACGCCGCAGCAGCGTGATGCATTCCGCACGTGGCTGGAAAAAGGCGGGGGCTTCGTCGGTTTGCATGGGGCTGGCGGCGATCCGCAATATGCCTGGCGCTGGTATGTGGACGACCTCATCGGCGCGCAGTTCATCGGCCATATCATGGACCCGCAATTCCAGGCGGCGGACCTGAAGGTCGAGGATCGCGCCCATCCCGCGACCCGGGGCCTGCCCCAGACCTGGCGGCGCACCGACGAATGGTATTCCTTCGCCTCCAACCCCCGCGACAAGGGCTATCGGATCCTCGTCACCATCGACGAGAAAAGCTACAGCCCGTTCGAAAAGCTGTTCCCCTTCACCGAGCCCAAGGACATCCGCATGGGCAGCGACCATCCGATGGTCTGGACCCATTGCGTGGGAGACGGGCGCGCCTTCTATTCCGCGCTGGGCCATGCGGCGTCCACCTATGGCGAGCCGCTGCACCGCAAGATGATCGGTGGCGCCATCGCCTGGGCGGCGGGGCTTGAAAGCCCCCGCTGCGCCGGCGGCAAAGAAATCGACCCTTCATAA
- a CDS encoding glycoside hydrolase family 3 N-terminal domain-containing protein produces MPRDTTISRRSVLISSACLFAWQASGIPAAMAAVRRPLSSRVKSLIAQMTIEEKAGQLTLMPTPWTSAAAARINPAAAVKNVENLVGDAQAGRLGGVFNGFGVDAHRKLQTAAVKGRLGIPMIFAGDVIHGYRTVFPVPLGEAASFDTALAERTARAAAEEMAATGFDWVFAPMVDVGRDARWGRTVEGAGEDVLLSSDMARARTRGFQGRSLADNGSVAACMKHFAAYGAAEGGVDYNTADISERTLREVYLPPFQAAIDAGCATVMAAFEDIAGRPVHGSHEMLTGILRGEMGFDGLVVGDYNGDLEIAARGLAADARDAARIAIMAGLDMSMASGIYRDHLPSLVAAGEVPMERVDEAVGRVLTLKEKLGLFDDPFRRMDPKRQQARMRTKPALSLAREAAQRSIVLLKNEGDLLPLPRAGKRIAIIGPFAEGQSNLHGPWTLFADSKEAVDLAAGIRAAVADPALVAVVKGSEVTSPVSGGIDAAVAAARAADIVILAVGEREAMSGEASSRDLIVLPAPQQALAEAVAAVGKPMVVALRNGRALALEGAVLNAPAILVTWFLGSESGNATADILFGAAGPSGRLPVSFPISAGQVPYYYAHRRPGRPNNTRFITVKNEARFPFGHGLTYGKISYSDLSLSTRQIGKNGQLRATLTVKNDGKHAARELVQIYVQDVVASVTQPIRELKAYQHVDLAPGQSKQVSFTLSAADLAFLGLDLKPLIEPGQFTLWAAPSAEAAGLTAGFEVIA; encoded by the coding sequence ATGCCTCGCGACACCACCATCAGCCGGCGTTCGGTCCTGATCAGTTCCGCCTGCCTGTTCGCATGGCAGGCGTCAGGCATCCCGGCGGCGATGGCGGCTGTCCGCCGTCCGCTGTCGAGCCGCGTCAAGTCGCTGATCGCGCAGATGACGATCGAGGAGAAAGCGGGCCAGCTCACCCTGATGCCGACGCCCTGGACGTCGGCCGCCGCTGCCAGGATCAACCCCGCTGCCGCTGTCAAGAATGTCGAGAATCTGGTCGGCGACGCGCAGGCTGGGCGGCTTGGCGGCGTCTTCAACGGCTTTGGCGTCGATGCCCACCGCAAGCTCCAGACGGCTGCGGTAAAGGGCCGCCTCGGCATCCCGATGATCTTCGCAGGCGACGTCATCCACGGCTATCGCACCGTCTTCCCGGTCCCGCTGGGCGAAGCGGCAAGCTTCGACACCGCCCTTGCGGAGCGCACCGCGCGGGCGGCGGCTGAGGAGATGGCCGCGACCGGTTTCGACTGGGTCTTCGCGCCGATGGTTGATGTCGGCCGCGACGCGCGCTGGGGCCGCACGGTCGAGGGGGCAGGGGAGGACGTGCTGCTGTCCAGTGACATGGCCCGCGCCCGCACCCGCGGCTTCCAGGGCCGTTCCCTCGCCGACAATGGCTCGGTCGCCGCCTGCATGAAGCATTTCGCGGCCTATGGCGCGGCGGAAGGCGGCGTCGACTATAATACAGCCGACATTTCCGAACGCACGCTGCGGGAAGTCTATCTGCCCCCCTTCCAGGCTGCAATCGATGCGGGCTGCGCCACCGTCATGGCGGCGTTCGAAGATATCGCCGGGCGTCCGGTCCATGGCAGCCATGAGATGCTGACCGGCATATTGCGTGGCGAGATGGGCTTCGATGGCCTGGTCGTCGGCGACTATAATGGCGACTTGGAGATCGCCGCGCGCGGCCTGGCCGCCGACGCCCGCGACGCCGCGCGCATTGCGATCATGGCCGGGCTCGACATGAGCATGGCGAGCGGCATCTATCGCGACCATCTCCCTTCGCTGGTTGCGGCGGGCGAAGTGCCGATGGAGCGGGTGGATGAGGCGGTCGGCCGCGTGCTGACGCTCAAGGAAAAGCTCGGTCTGTTCGACGATCCCTTCCGCCGCATGGACCCCAAACGCCAGCAGGCGCGCATGCGCACAAAACCCGCCTTGTCGCTCGCGCGGGAAGCTGCGCAGCGCTCGATCGTGCTGCTGAAGAATGAAGGCGACCTGCTGCCCCTGCCGCGCGCTGGCAAGCGCATCGCCATCATCGGGCCATTCGCCGAAGGACAGAGCAACCTGCATGGCCCCTGGACCCTGTTCGCCGACAGCAAGGAAGCGGTGGACCTGGCGGCCGGTATTCGCGCCGCGGTCGCGGACCCGGCGCTGGTGGCGGTGGTCAAGGGCAGTGAAGTCACGTCTCCGGTCAGCGGTGGTATCGACGCGGCAGTCGCTGCGGCGCGCGCCGCCGACATCGTCATCCTGGCAGTTGGCGAGCGCGAGGCCATGTCGGGCGAGGCATCCTCGCGCGACCTCATCGTCCTGCCCGCGCCGCAGCAGGCGCTTGCCGAAGCGGTCGCTGCGGTGGGCAAGCCCATGGTCGTAGCCCTGCGCAACGGCCGCGCTCTGGCGCTGGAAGGCGCGGTGCTGAATGCACCCGCGATCCTCGTAACATGGTTCCTGGGGTCGGAATCCGGCAATGCGACCGCCGATATCCTGTTCGGCGCGGCTGGCCCCTCCGGCCGCCTTCCGGTCAGCTTCCCGATCTCGGCAGGCCAGGTTCCCTATTATTATGCGCATCGCCGCCCCGGCCGCCCGAACAACACGCGCTTCATCACCGTCAAGAACGAGGCGCGCTTCCCCTTCGGCCATGGCCTGACCTACGGCAAGATCAGCTATTCGGACCTCAGCCTGTCCACCCGGCAGATCGGCAAGAACGGGCAACTGCGCGCGACCCTCACCGTCAAAAATGACGGCAAACATGCCGCGCGCGAACTGGTGCAAATCTATGTGCAGGATGTGGTGGCCAGCGTCACCCAGCCCATCCGGGAACTGAAGGCCTATCAGCATGTCGACTTGGCGCCCGGCCAGTCGAAGCAGGTCAGCTTTACCCTCTCGGCAGCGGATCTCGCCTTCCTTGGTCTTGACCTGAAGCCTTTGATCGAGCCGGGCCAGTTCACCCTATGGGCGGCGCCGTCCGCCGAGGCCGCGGGCCTGACCGCCGGGTTCGAAGTCATCGCTTAG
- the xylA gene encoding xylose isomerase: MSADYFAEFDTVRYEGPDSANDLAYRYYDKDRVILGKRMEDHLRFAVCFWHTFCWPGSDVFGGGTFRRPWHAGPNDAAAAYAKRDAALAFVEKLDLPFYCFHDVDVMADADGIGAFRKSFAEAVDHLEELQARHGRKLLWGTANLFSHPRYMAGAATNPDPEVYAWAASQVRDALEATHRLGGQNYVLWGGREGYDTILNTEVGIEQENFGRFLSLVVDHKHRIGFKGTILIEPKPHEPTKHQYDFDTQTVYGFLKRFGLEKEVCVNIEANHATLSGHTFEHEIAMARALGIFGSIDANRGDHQNGWDTDQFPNSVEELTLAMLEIVRAGGFTTGGFNFDAKVRRQSIDAVDLFHGHIGGVDSIAHALVKAAAIIEDGRVDAFRAERYAGWTGELGQAVHKEDATLASIADMAAERDMQPQPRSGRQEWLENMVNRFWC; this comes from the coding sequence ATGTCCGCTGACTATTTCGCCGAATTCGACACTGTCCGATATGAAGGGCCCGATAGCGCCAACGATCTCGCCTACCGCTATTACGACAAGGATCGCGTAATTCTTGGCAAGCGGATGGAAGATCATCTGCGCTTCGCCGTCTGCTTCTGGCACACATTCTGCTGGCCCGGCAGTGACGTTTTTGGCGGCGGCACCTTCCGTCGCCCTTGGCATGCAGGCCCGAACGACGCTGCGGCAGCATATGCAAAGCGGGACGCTGCGCTGGCGTTCGTCGAGAAACTCGATCTGCCCTTCTATTGTTTTCATGATGTCGATGTCATGGCGGATGCCGACGGGATCGGCGCGTTCCGCAAGAGCTTCGCGGAGGCGGTCGATCATCTGGAGGAGCTTCAGGCAAGGCATGGCCGCAAGCTTCTGTGGGGCACCGCCAATCTTTTCAGCCATCCGCGCTACATGGCAGGCGCCGCCACCAATCCGGATCCGGAGGTCTATGCCTGGGCCGCGAGCCAGGTTCGCGACGCTCTGGAGGCGACCCATCGGCTTGGTGGGCAGAATTACGTCCTGTGGGGCGGCCGCGAAGGATATGACACCATCCTCAACACGGAAGTCGGCATCGAACAGGAGAATTTCGGGCGGTTTCTCAGTCTGGTCGTCGATCACAAGCACCGCATCGGCTTCAAGGGCACGATCTTGATCGAGCCCAAGCCGCATGAACCAACTAAACATCAATATGATTTCGATACTCAGACCGTTTACGGCTTCCTGAAGCGCTTCGGGCTTGAAAAAGAAGTCTGCGTCAATATCGAAGCCAATCACGCGACTCTGTCAGGCCACACTTTCGAACATGAAATAGCGATGGCACGCGCGCTCGGCATTTTCGGTTCAATCGACGCCAACCGCGGCGATCATCAAAATGGATGGGATACAGACCAATTCCCCAACTCGGTGGAGGAATTGACGCTTGCCATGCTGGAAATTGTTCGCGCAGGCGGGTTCACCACCGGCGGCTTCAACTTCGATGCGAAGGTGCGCCGCCAGAGCATTGATGCGGTTGACCTCTTTCACGGCCATATCGGCGGCGTCGATTCAATTGCGCATGCACTGGTGAAAGCGGCCGCGATCATCGAAGACGGCCGGGTCGATGCGTTCCGGGCCGAACGCTATGCGGGATGGACGGGCGAACTTGGCCAGGCCGTTCACAAGGAAGACGCCACTCTTGCCTCCATCGCCGACATGGCGGCTGAACGCGACATGCAGCCGCAGCCCCGCTCCGGCCGTCAGGAATGGTTGGAGAATATGGTGAACCGCTTCTGGTGCTGA
- a CDS encoding NADH:flavin oxidoreductase gives MTDLFAPLPLTRGPAMKNRLMLAPLTNQQSHPDGRLSDEEYNWLTKRASGGFGLVMTAASHVQSVGQGFPGQLGIFGDEHLDGLIRLAAGIRERGALSAVQLHHAGYRAPKELVGTPVCPSDHEESGSRGLSLDEVYQLRDDFIAAAKRAEKAGFDGVEVHGAHGYILAEFLSPGVNQRTDQYGGNPENRARLLFEIIDGIRSACRSDFQVGLRLSPERYEQQLDEVVAVAARTMAEGKIDYLDLSLWDVTKEPMDERFTGRTLMSYFTELPRGVSAWARRGR, from the coding sequence ATGACCGATCTTTTCGCACCGCTTCCCTTGACCCGCGGCCCCGCGATGAAGAACCGGCTGATGCTGGCGCCGCTGACGAACCAGCAAAGCCATCCCGATGGCCGCCTGTCGGACGAGGAATATAATTGGCTGACGAAGCGGGCGAGCGGTGGCTTCGGTCTGGTCATGACAGCGGCCTCGCATGTGCAGTCAGTGGGGCAGGGCTTTCCCGGCCAGCTTGGCATCTTCGGAGACGAGCATCTCGACGGACTCATCCGGCTTGCCGCCGGCATCAGGGAACGGGGTGCGCTTTCGGCGGTCCAGCTGCACCATGCGGGCTATCGCGCGCCCAAGGAGCTTGTCGGCACCCCCGTCTGCCCGTCCGATCATGAGGAAAGCGGCTCGCGCGGTCTGTCTCTGGATGAGGTGTATCAGCTGCGCGACGATTTCATCGCGGCAGCCAAGCGGGCCGAAAAGGCGGGCTTCGACGGCGTCGAGGTTCATGGCGCGCACGGCTATATCCTCGCTGAATTTCTTTCGCCCGGCGTCAACCAGCGCACCGATCAATATGGCGGCAATCCGGAAAACCGCGCGCGCTTGCTGTTCGAGATCATCGACGGCATCCGCAGCGCATGCCGGTCCGATTTTCAGGTCGGCTTGCGCCTGTCCCCCGAACGCTATGAGCAGCAGCTCGATGAGGTGGTTGCAGTCGCTGCCCGGACGATGGCTGAGGGGAAGATCGACTATCTCGATCTTTCGCTCTGGGACGTGACCAAGGAGCCCATGGATGAGCGGTTCACGGGCCGCACCTTGATGAGCTATTTCACCGAACTGCCCAGGGGGGTGTCCGCCTGGGCGCGGCGGGGAAGGTGA
- a CDS encoding IS3 family transposase (programmed frameshift) — MPSKKHKPEEIIGKLREVEIVLAQGASTAEACRRIGVSEQTYYRWRKEYGGLKTDQARRMKDLERENQRLRRAISDLTLDKLILQEAAPGKLLSPARRRRCIDHLRRELPVRVSERRICRVLGQHRSTQRKVPRGADDEQALTEDIVALAKQYGRYGYRRVTALLCHAGWTVNHKRVERIWRREGLKVPPRQPKRGRLWLNDGSCIRLRPEYPGHVWAYDFVEGRTHDGRKFRILTIIDEASRECLALIVARQLRHEDVLAALADLFITRGPPANIRSDNGSEFVATAVQKWLGQIGVKTLYIAPGSPWENGYNESFNGSLRDELLNGEIFYSLAEAKVLIEAWRRHYNTVRPHSSLGYRPPAPETATPPYPASGSASLHLHPDMAPAVLIH, encoded by the exons ATGCCAAGCAAGAAGCACAAGCCGGAAGAGATCATCGGCAAGCTGCGTGAAGTTGAGATTGTGCTGGCGCAGGGGGCGTCGACCGCTGAGGCGTGCCGCCGGATTGGGGTCAGCGAGCAGACCTATTATCGCTGGCGCAAAGAATATGGCGGGCTGAAGACCGACCAGGCGCGGCGGATGAAGGATCTGGAGAGAGAGAACCAGCGGCTGCGTCGGGCGATCTCGGACCTGACGCTGGACAAGCTGATCCTGCAGGAGGCTGCAC CGGGGAAACTTCTGAGCCCCGCGCGGCGACGGCGCTGCATCGATCATCTGCGACGAGAGCTTCCAGTCCGGGTGTCTGAGAGACGGATATGCCGGGTGCTGGGCCAGCATCGATCGACACAGCGCAAGGTGCCGCGTGGGGCGGATGACGAACAGGCGCTGACCGAGGACATCGTCGCCTTGGCGAAGCAATATGGTCGTTATGGTTACCGCCGGGTGACGGCGCTGCTGTGCCATGCGGGGTGGACGGTGAACCATAAGCGGGTTGAGCGTATCTGGCGGCGTGAGGGACTGAAGGTTCCGCCGCGCCAGCCAAAGCGGGGACGCCTGTGGCTCAACGATGGATCATGTATCCGCCTGCGGCCCGAGTATCCGGGGCATGTATGGGCTTACGACTTCGTCGAAGGGCGGACGCATGATGGCCGCAAGTTCCGCATCCTGACCATCATCGACGAGGCGAGCAGAGAATGCCTGGCGCTCATTGTCGCACGGCAGCTCCGCCACGAAGACGTGCTGGCCGCCTTGGCCGACCTGTTCATCACGCGTGGCCCGCCAGCGAATATCCGGTCCGACAATGGCAGCGAATTTGTCGCGACAGCTGTCCAGAAATGGCTGGGGCAGATCGGCGTGAAGACGCTCTACATCGCACCGGGATCACCATGGGAGAATGGCTATAACGAAAGCTTCAACGGGTCGCTTCGCGACGAACTGCTCAACGGCGAGATCTTCTACAGCCTCGCAGAGGCCAAGGTGCTGATCGAAGCATGGCGGCGGCATTACAACACCGTCCGCCCTCATAGCAGCCTGGGCTACCGACCACCGGCACCGGAAACGGCGACACCGCCATATCCGGCCTCCGGTTCCGCTTCGCTCCACCTCCACCCGGATATGGCGCCAGCGGTTTTAATCCACTAA